The following proteins are co-located in the Streptomyces bottropensis ATCC 25435 genome:
- a CDS encoding M20 family metallopeptidase, translating into MTATHGAPSPLPDAALTARAQEVAADIVADILDLVRHETSSYDLPALAAGLDRLRETAVARLGPPDHEHRHPGGTYGDTLTLTYAGTGGAGGHIALVGHYDTVWPTGTLARWEPPEPNGQEGRTRLSGPGIFDMKTGLAQGIWALRLARESGAPVPTVTFVFNGDEEIGSLASRPVIEETARKADATLVLEPTAHGAVKTARKGTGIFRVTATGVESHAGLAPQDGASAILALSEFVIAAAAVAAPERGTTVNTGVVSGGSAVNVVAGSATAGIDIRVAGAAEQARVDAEFDAIEVTDPRVRIEVDHDWNRPPMTLGAASAPLLDLAREAARAQGREELPTAAVGGASDANFVAALGLPVLCGMGAVGDGAHARGEYILPDTVPAQTALVAGMLLRLTRPPRS; encoded by the coding sequence CGCCGCCCTGACCGCCCGCGCCCAGGAGGTCGCGGCGGACATCGTCGCCGACATCCTGGACCTCGTCCGCCACGAGACCAGCAGCTACGACCTGCCCGCCCTCGCGGCCGGCCTGGACCGCCTGCGCGAGACGGCGGTCGCCCGCCTCGGCCCGCCGGACCACGAACACCGCCACCCCGGCGGCACGTACGGGGACACGCTGACCCTGACCTACGCGGGCACCGGCGGAGCGGGCGGGCACATCGCGCTCGTCGGCCACTACGACACGGTGTGGCCGACGGGCACGCTGGCCCGCTGGGAGCCTCCGGAGCCGAACGGCCAGGAGGGGCGAACGCGGCTCAGCGGGCCGGGCATCTTCGACATGAAGACGGGCCTGGCGCAGGGGATCTGGGCCCTTCGGCTGGCACGGGAGAGCGGCGCCCCCGTCCCCACCGTCACCTTCGTCTTCAACGGCGACGAGGAGATCGGCTCCCTCGCCTCCCGGCCGGTGATCGAGGAGACCGCCCGGAAGGCCGACGCCACGCTGGTGCTGGAGCCGACCGCGCACGGCGCGGTGAAGACCGCCCGCAAGGGCACCGGGATCTTCCGTGTCACGGCCACGGGCGTCGAGTCGCACGCCGGGCTCGCGCCGCAGGACGGTGCGAGTGCGATCCTGGCGCTGTCCGAGTTCGTGATCGCGGCCGCGGCCGTCGCCGCGCCCGAGCGGGGCACGACGGTCAACACCGGGGTGGTCAGCGGCGGTTCCGCGGTCAACGTGGTCGCCGGGTCGGCCACCGCGGGCATCGACATCAGGGTCGCCGGCGCGGCCGAACAGGCCCGTGTGGACGCCGAGTTCGACGCCATCGAGGTCACCGATCCCCGGGTGCGCATCGAGGTCGACCACGACTGGAACCGTCCGCCGATGACCCTCGGCGCCGCCTCCGCCCCGCTCCTGGACCTCGCCCGCGAGGCCGCCCGCGCCCAGGGCCGCGAGGAGTTGCCCACCGCCGCCGTCGGCGGGGCCAGCGACGCCAACTTCGTCGCCGCCCTCGGCCTCCCCGTCCTGTGCGGCATGGGCGCGGTCGGCGACGGCGCCCACGCCCGTGGCGAGTACATCCTCCCGGACACGGTCCCGGCCCAGACGGCCCTGGTCGCCGGGATGCTGCTGCGCCTGACCCGGCCGCCGCGGAGCTGA